From a region of the Streptomyces caniferus genome:
- a CDS encoding restriction endonuclease, with protein MERVGGSGDLGADVIGYLPDGRKIVVQCKRFAKHRSVGSRDIQTFNGTARAEHGADVPVFVASCVFTHPARDFAARHGLCLIDVDLLGFWNSGTTLSSLAELDIGRSGRNRKLSPDHD; from the coding sequence GTGGAGCGCGTGGGTGGCTCGGGCGACCTCGGCGCTGACGTGATCGGCTACCTGCCCGACGGCAGGAAGATCGTCGTGCAATGCAAGCGGTTCGCCAAGCACCGCTCGGTCGGAAGCCGCGACATCCAGACATTCAACGGCACCGCACGTGCCGAACATGGCGCTGACGTGCCGGTGTTCGTGGCGTCCTGCGTCTTCACACATCCGGCCCGGGACTTCGCCGCGCGGCACGGCCTGTGCCTCATCGACGTCGACCTGCTCGGCTTCTGGAACAGCGGCACCACCCTCAGCTCCCTGGCGGAACTCGACATCGGCCGCTCCGGCAGAAATCGCAAGCTCAGCCCCGACCACGACTGA
- a CDS encoding isochorismatase family cysteine hydrolase: MQDTETRIHAWRIEEREYRRQQERRGRRFAYPRLTPARTALVVIDMVPFFVDANPYARGIVPNIQQLADRLRAAGGTVAWVLPARTERTPVGDEFHGPEAAEMFRNSGGTGPLPGRLWPGLTTAPDDIFVEKSAPSAFFPGRCPLPDLLQERGIDTVLITGTVTQVCCESSARDACTLGYRVVMVADANATGRDQDHNATLATIYRSFGDVRPTAEVLDLIDAAPAP; encoded by the coding sequence GTGCAGGACACCGAGACCCGCATCCACGCGTGGCGCATCGAGGAGCGCGAGTACCGGCGCCAGCAGGAGCGGCGCGGCCGCCGCTTCGCCTACCCGCGCCTCACGCCCGCCCGCACCGCCCTGGTCGTCATCGACATGGTGCCGTTCTTCGTCGACGCCAACCCCTACGCCCGAGGCATCGTCCCGAACATCCAGCAACTCGCCGACCGGCTGCGGGCGGCCGGCGGGACCGTCGCCTGGGTCCTGCCGGCGCGCACCGAACGCACCCCGGTGGGCGACGAGTTCCACGGCCCCGAGGCCGCCGAGATGTTCCGCAACTCCGGAGGCACCGGACCGCTCCCCGGCCGGCTGTGGCCGGGCCTCACCACCGCCCCGGACGACATCTTCGTGGAGAAGAGCGCGCCGAGCGCCTTCTTCCCCGGCCGCTGCCCGCTCCCGGACCTCCTCCAGGAACGCGGCATCGACACCGTCCTGATCACGGGCACGGTCACGCAGGTGTGCTGCGAATCCTCGGCCCGCGACGCATGCACCCTCGGCTACCGGGTGGTGATGGTCGCCGACGCCAACGCCACCGGCCGCGACCAGGACCACAACGCCACGCTCGCCACGATCTACCGCTCCTTCGGCGACGTACGCCCCACCGCGGAGGTCCTCGATCTGATCGACGCAGCACCGGCGCCATGA
- a CDS encoding CBS domain-containing protein: MEHTPCTVSDVMTQTVVAVGQEARFKEIVETMEQWKVSALPVLAGEGRVIGVVSEADLLLKEEFRESVPDRMEQLRRSDQVRKAGALTAGELMTQPALTVHAGDTVAQAARTMAYKSVKRLPVVDAEGKLQGIVSRSDLLKVFLRRDEDLAAEVRAEVVDRLFADSAETLSVRVTDGVVALSGRIRNMSLVPVAARLVRAVEGVVDVTFDLEGPEHEPTGTSVADRILERP, encoded by the coding sequence ATGGAGCACACCCCGTGCACGGTCAGCGATGTGATGACGCAGACGGTGGTGGCTGTCGGCCAGGAGGCGCGATTCAAGGAGATCGTCGAGACGATGGAGCAGTGGAAGGTCAGCGCGCTTCCCGTGCTGGCGGGTGAGGGGCGGGTGATCGGTGTGGTCTCCGAGGCAGATCTGCTGCTCAAGGAGGAGTTCCGGGAATCGGTCCCCGACCGTATGGAACAGCTGCGACGGTCGGATCAGGTGCGCAAGGCCGGTGCCCTGACGGCGGGTGAGCTGATGACTCAGCCCGCCCTGACCGTGCATGCCGGCGACACCGTCGCCCAAGCGGCGCGGACCATGGCGTACAAGTCCGTGAAGCGGCTCCCCGTGGTCGACGCAGAGGGCAAGCTGCAGGGCATCGTGAGTCGCTCGGACCTGCTGAAAGTCTTTCTCCGGCGCGACGAGGACCTGGCGGCGGAGGTACGGGCGGAGGTCGTGGACCGCCTGTTCGCAGATTCCGCGGAGACGTTGTCGGTCCGTGTCACCGATGGGGTGGTCGCTCTCAGCGGCCGGATCCGCAACATGTCGCTCGTGCCCGTGGCGGCACGACTGGTGCGCGCCGTCGAGGGCGTCGTGGATGTGACGTTCGACCTCGAAGGACCGGAGCATGAGCCGACAGGGACGTCTGTTGCGGACCGCATTCTCGAGAGGCCGTGA
- a CDS encoding CBS domain-containing protein has product MLNAPHIVSDVMTKTVAAVGREARFKEIVETMERWKVSALPVLAGEGRVVGVVSEADLLPKEEFREPDPDRLEQLRRVDDVRRAEAVTAGELMSSPAHTVRANATLSQAARTMALETVKRLPVVDGHGVLQGIVSRADLLKVFLRSDDDLAQEIRRDILGALFAAPTRDLQVTVTDGVVTLRGRVRDRSFIPVAARLVRSVEGVVDVDFDVTGPDAARTGPMATDRPDAER; this is encoded by the coding sequence ATGCTGAACGCCCCGCACATCGTCAGCGACGTGATGACCAAGACCGTGGCCGCGGTCGGCCGTGAGGCGCGATTCAAAGAGATCGTCGAGACCATGGAACGGTGGAAGGTCAGTGCCCTTCCGGTGCTGGCGGGGGAGGGCCGGGTGGTCGGCGTGGTCTCCGAGGCGGATCTGCTGCCCAAGGAAGAGTTCCGGGAGCCGGACCCCGACCGGCTGGAGCAGCTGCGGCGGGTCGATGACGTCCGCAGAGCGGAAGCCGTGACGGCGGGGGAGCTGATGAGCAGTCCCGCGCACACCGTGCGTGCCAATGCCACGCTTTCCCAGGCCGCTCGGACGATGGCACTCGAGACGGTCAAGCGTCTTCCGGTAGTGGACGGGCACGGGGTACTTCAGGGCATCGTCAGCCGCGCAGACCTGTTGAAGGTCTTTCTGCGATCGGACGATGACCTGGCGCAGGAGATCCGCAGGGACATCCTCGGCGCGCTGTTCGCTGCGCCCACCCGGGATCTGCAGGTCACTGTCACAGATGGCGTGGTCACGTTGCGTGGACGTGTTCGGGACAGATCATTCATCCCGGTAGCTGCGCGTCTGGTGCGATCCGTCGAGGGTGTGGTGGACGTGGATTTCGATGTGACCGGCCCGGACGCCGCACGGACGGGGCCCATGGCGACGGACCGGCCGGACGCAGAGCGGTGA
- a CDS encoding HAMP domain-containing sensor histidine kinase codes for MRRLLPRTLRSQLTAGLVALLALACLAVGVSTVFALEGFLVRRLDQQLSATAGRFAASLEHEAQPDADNRPDTRGQSEGTFGARLLRGTTTQAAVVRAATDTKVPLTAEDRRVLAALPPDGTGRGIRLSALGRYRVNAVSGDDGDVLVTGLPLHPVEETVHRLEAVEAAVFGGALLVTGVVGAMWVRLSLRPLRRVTATATRVAELPLAGGEVAMPAPVPVADPHTEVGQVGTALNRMLGHVGNALERRQSSEERLRHFAADASHELRTPVANVRGHAELALRHQGPVPDDVRRALDRIQSESERMSRLVNDLLLLARLDAGRALERTPVDLTRLVLDATDDARAAGPDHRWLLDLPEDAVTITGDEHRLHQVIGNLLANARTHTPAGTTVTVQLAADACGTRLTVADNGPGIPDDLHSEIFGRFVRADHSRSRAAGGTGLGLAIVHAVVAAHGGSVTMTSRPGRTAFTATFPPASSECAGQ; via the coding sequence ATGAGACGGCTGCTTCCGCGGACCCTGCGCAGCCAGCTCACCGCGGGCCTGGTCGCGCTCCTCGCGCTGGCCTGCCTGGCAGTTGGGGTGAGCACGGTCTTCGCGCTCGAAGGCTTTCTCGTGCGTCGGCTGGACCAGCAGCTGTCCGCGACGGCCGGCCGGTTCGCAGCGAGCCTGGAACACGAGGCGCAGCCGGACGCCGACAACCGGCCCGACACCCGCGGCCAGTCGGAGGGCACCTTCGGCGCACGGCTGCTGCGTGGCACCACGACGCAGGCGGCCGTGGTGCGTGCGGCGACAGACACAAAGGTGCCGCTCACCGCCGAGGACCGCCGGGTGCTGGCCGCACTTCCCCCGGACGGCACGGGGCGCGGCATCCGGCTGTCCGCGCTGGGGCGCTACCGCGTCAACGCCGTGTCCGGGGACGACGGCGACGTCCTTGTCACGGGGCTGCCGCTGCATCCGGTCGAGGAGACCGTGCACCGCCTGGAGGCAGTGGAGGCGGCCGTCTTCGGAGGGGCGCTGCTGGTCACCGGGGTCGTGGGGGCGATGTGGGTAAGGCTGTCCCTGCGCCCGCTGCGACGGGTGACCGCCACGGCCACACGGGTCGCCGAGCTCCCACTGGCCGGCGGCGAGGTGGCCATGCCCGCGCCGGTTCCGGTGGCGGACCCGCACACCGAGGTCGGGCAGGTGGGCACCGCCCTGAACCGCATGCTCGGCCACGTAGGCAATGCCCTGGAACGCCGCCAGTCCAGCGAGGAACGACTGCGCCATTTCGCCGCGGACGCCAGCCATGAGCTGCGTACCCCAGTGGCCAACGTCCGCGGTCACGCCGAACTCGCCCTCCGGCACCAAGGGCCCGTCCCCGATGACGTCCGTCGCGCCCTGGACCGCATCCAGTCAGAGTCGGAGAGGATGAGCCGCCTGGTCAATGACCTGCTCCTGCTCGCCCGCCTCGACGCGGGCCGCGCTCTGGAACGCACCCCGGTGGACCTGACCCGCCTGGTGCTCGACGCCACGGACGATGCGCGAGCGGCCGGTCCGGATCATCGATGGCTGCTGGATCTCCCGGAGGACGCGGTGACCATCACCGGCGACGAACACCGGCTGCACCAGGTGATCGGAAATCTGCTTGCCAACGCCCGCACTCACACGCCCGCAGGGACCACGGTCACGGTGCAGCTGGCGGCCGATGCCTGTGGCACGCGGCTGACCGTCGCGGACAACGGCCCGGGAATTCCGGATGATCTCCATTCAGAGATCTTCGGCCGCTTCGTCCGGGCCGACCACAGCCGATCACGCGCCGCGGGCGGTACCGGTCTGGGCCTCGCCATCGTGCATGCCGTGGTCGCTGCGCACGGCGGCTCGGTCACCATGACGAGCCGGCCCGGACGCACGGCGTTCACGGCGACGTTCCCCCCGGCCTCTTCCGAGTGCGCAGGGCAGTGA